The Lysobacter gummosus sequence GGATTCCTTGACCCGCAACTCGGCCGCGCCGCGGATCACGCTGCGCCCTTGCGCGAGCGAGGCGGCGACGAACAAGGCCGGGAATTCGTCGATCATGTCCGGCACCAGCGCTTCAGGCACTTCGATGCCGTGCAGTGGCGCATGGCGCACGCGCAAGTCCGCGACCGGTTCGCCGCCCTCGGCGCGCGGGTTTTCTTCGACGATGTCCGCGCCCATCAGCCGCAGCGCCGCCAGCAGGCCGGTGCGACGCGGGTTCATGCCGACCGCTTCGAGCAGCAGCTGCGAACCCGGCACCACGCTCGCCGCGACCAGGAAGAACGCGGCCGAGGAGAAATCCGCCGGCACCGCGACATCGGTCGCGCGCAGCGTGTGGCCGCCGCTCAATCTGGCGTAGCCGGGCGAGAAGTCGATCGGCCAGCCGAACGCGGCCAGCATGCGCTCGGTGTAGTCGCGGGTCGGATGCGGTTCGTGCACGACGGTGTCGCCGCGCGCGTACAGGCCGGCCAGCAGCAGCGCCGACTTCACTTGCGCGCTGGCGACCGGCAAGGTGTATTCGATCCCGGTCAGCGCGCGGCCGCCATGGATGCGCAGCGGCGACAGGCCGCCTTCGTCGGTGTCGATGCGCGCGCCCATCGCCGCCAGCGGCTCGGTCACGCGGCGCATCGGCCGCTTCGACAACGAGGCATCGCCGATCAGCACGCTGTCGAAGGCTTGTCCGGCCAGCGCGCCGGCGAGCAGGCGCATGCCGGTGCCGGCATTACCGCAGTCCAGCGGCGCGTCGATGCCGCGCAGGCCGTGCAGGCCCACGCCGTGGACGATGCGTTCGCTCGCGCTCGGCGTTTCGATGCGCACACCCAAGCGCTCGAACACGCGCGCGGTGGCGCGGGTGTCCTCGCCTTCCAGAAACCCAGTGACGCGGGTGACGCCCTCGGCCAATGCGCCCAGCATGACCGCGCGATGCGACACCGACTTGTCGCCGGGCACGCGCAGCGAGCCACGCAACGGCATGCCCGCGCCGGCGATCCAGTCCTGCGCGGCGGCGGCGCCGTGATCGGCGCTGGCCGCGCTCATGCCAGCACCTCGTCGAGCGCGGCGAGCAGGCGGCGGTTTTCGTCGGGCGAGCCGACGCTGATGCGGATGCAATCGGCCAGGCCATAGCCGCCCATCGGCCGCAGGATCACCCCGCGTTCGACCAGGGCCGCTTCGATCTGCGGTGTGCGCGCACCGAACTCGACCAGCACGAAATTGGTCTGCGACGGAAACACGCGCAGGCCGCGCCTGCCCAGCGCCTCACTCAAGGCCGAACGCTGCTCGGCGTTGCGCGCGCAGGCCCACTGCAGATGATCGACATCGCCCAGCGCGGCTTCGCACGCGGCCAGCCCCAGGCCGTTGACGTTGAAGCTTTCGCGCAGACGGTCCATCACCGCGATCAGCCCGGGTTGCGCCAGCAGATACCCAACGCGCAGGCCGGCCAGGCCGTAGGCCTTGCTGAAGGTGCGGGTGATGGCGAGATTCGGATAACGGTCGAGCAAGGACAAGGCGCTGGCGTAATCGGGCGCGTCGGCCATTTCCGCGTAAGCCTCGTCCATGACCACGATCACTTCGCCAGGCACGCGATCGAGGAACGCGATCAGCGCGTCGCGGCCGAACCAGGTGCCGGTCGGGTTGTTCGGATTGGCGATGTAGACCAGGCGCGTGGCCGGACCGACCGCCGCGGCGATCGCGTCCAGGTCGTGGCCGTTGGGCATCGCCGCATCGCGCGGCAAGGCCTCGACGATGCGCATCTGCGCGCCGGCGGCCTGGGCCGACAGCGCGAACACGGCGAAGCCGTAACGCGAGAACACGATCTCATCGCCCGGACCTGCGAACACTTGCCCGAGCTGCATCAGCAATTCGTGCGAACCGTTGCCCAGCTGGATCTGCTTGACGTCCACGCCATGCCGGGCCGCGAGTGCGCGCTTGAGATCGGCGCCGAGCGGATCGGGATAGCGATGCAGCGCGTGCAGGCTGTCGAGGATCGCCTGGCGCGCGGCCGGCGACGGGCCGTACGGGTTTTCGTTGGAGCCCAGTTCGGCGAGGTTGGCTTCGCCGAACTTGCGCCGCAGCGCGACCAGATCGTGGCCCGGATCGTAGGCCTTCAGGCGCTGCACGCCCGGCTGCGCGCGCGCGGCGAACCAGGCTTCGTCGAAGGCCGGCGCCTGCGCGGATTGCGATGCCGCCTGACTCATGCGATCGCCACCGGGTAGGAACCGAGCACCTTCACCTCGTGCGCGAGTTCGTCCAGTTCTTCCAGCGCTTCGCGCATCGCCGGCTCCTGCACGTGGCCGCCGATATCGACGAAGAACGCGTACTGCCAGCGGCCGGTATGGCCCGGACGCGACTCGATGCGGTTCATGCTCAGCCCGCGCTTGGCGAACGGCGAGAGCACGTTGTACAGCGCGCCCGGCTCGTCCTTGATGAAGATCAACAGCGAGGTGCGGTCGTTGCCGGACGGCGTGAACAGTTCGCGGCCGATCACGAGGAAGCGCGTGGTGTTGTCGGGACGGTCTTCGATGGGACCGGCGACGTTGCGCAGCCCGTAGACGTTGCCGGCGCTGGCGCCGGCGATCGCCGCCGCGTCGTCGGCGTTGCGCGCGCGGCGCGCGGCCTCGGCGTTGCTCGACACCGCGATCTTCTCCGCCTTGGGCAGGTACTGGCGCAGCCAGGCCTTGCATTGGGCGAAGGACTGCGGGTGCGAGTAGACGCGCTCGATATCCTCGATGCGGCCGCTGCGCGAAAGCAGATGCTGGTGCACGCGCAGTTCGACTTCGCCGCTGATCTTCAGCTTGGAGGTCAAGAACATGTCGAGCGTGGACTGGATGGTGCCCTGGGTGGAGTTCTCCACCGGCACCACGCCGAAATCGGCGCTGCCGGCTTCGACTTCCTGGAACACTTCCTCGATGCTCGCCAGCGGCAGGCCGTGGATCGAATGACCGAAGTGCTTGTACACCGCCTGCTGCGAATGCGTGCCTTCCGGGCCGAGGAAGCCGATCTTCAACGGCTCCTGCTGAGCCAGGCAGGCCGACATGATTTCGCGGAACAGCCGCACCAGCACTTCGTCGTTGAGCGGGCCGTCGTTGCGATCGACCACCCGGCGCAGCACCTGGGCTTCGCGTTCGGGGCGGTAGTAATCCACCGCCGCGGCGAGCTTGCCCTTGGCCTTGCCCACCTGATTGGCGAACTGCGCGCGCTCGCCGATCAGTTGCTGGATGTGCAGGTCGATGCCGTCGATGCGTTCGCGCAGCGTGGCCAGATCGGGAATGGCCGCGGCGGGCGCAGCTTCTTCGATCGCAGCCGGCTTGGCTTTGCCCGCCGGTTTATTTTCCGCGGCGCTATTGGCGGCGGCGGGCTTCGCCTTGCCGGGCAGCTTGGCTTGCGATTTCTTGGTCTTGCTGGATTTGTCAGTCATTGGAGTCTCGTCGCTTCCGAAGGTGTTCGCTGCCGTCCGTGGCGAAACTTGATCGCCTTCGGATCGCCCGGCCCGGCCATCCTTGGCCGGGCGTTCGCAGCCGCGGCCGATGCCGACAGGGCATCGGCCAAGCGCGGCCGCTCACCCGTGCCGTTGTTGGAAGTCTTGCATGAAGGAAGCCAACGCCTGCACGCCCTTTTCGGGCATCGCGTTGTAGATAGAAGCGCGCATGCCGCCCAGGGCGCGATGGCCCTTGAGCGAGATCAGCCCGGCCGCTTCGGCTTCCTTGAGGAAGGGCTTGTCCAGCGCTTCGTCCTTGAGGAAGAACGGCACGTTCATGCGCGAGCGCACCGCCGGCAGCACTTCGTTGCGATAGAAGCCGCCGGAGTTGTCGATCACCCCGTACAGCAGCGCCGACTTGCGCGCGTTGCGCTGGGCGAACTCGGTCACGCCGCCTTCGGCCAGCATCCACTTGAACACCAGCCCGGCCAGATACCAGTTATAGGTCGGCGGAGTGTTGAGCATCGACTCGCCCTTGACGTGAGCGCGGTAGTCGAAGATTTCCGCGCGCGGCTGGCCGGCGCGTTCGAGCAGTTCGCGCTTGACGATGACCACGCTGACGCCGACCGGGCCGAGGTTCTTCTGCGCGCCGGCGTAGATCACGCCGAACCTGGACACGTCCAGCGGCTCGGACACGATCGAGGAGCTGAAATCGGCGACCAGGGGAACCTCGCCGACGTCGGGAATATCGCGGAACTCAACGCCATGGATGGTTTCGTTCGCGGTGTAGTGAACGTAGGCCGCGTCCTTGGACAGAGTCCAGGTGTCGCGCGCCGGAATTTCGCGGAAGCCGCTGGCCTCGCCGTTGGCGGCGACATTCGCGTTGACGTAAGGCTTGACCTGCTTCAATGCGGTCTTGCCCCAGTGGCCGGTGACCACGTAGTCCACGGTCTGGCCGGGATTAGCGAAGTTCAACGCGATCAACGCCTGCTGCGCGGTCGCGCCGCCCTGCAGGAACATCACCGCGTAATCGTCCGGGATCGACATCAGCGTGCGCAGGTCGCGCTCGGCCTCGGCGGCGACCTGGATGAACTCCGGTCCGCGATGGCTGAGTTCCACGATCGAGGCCCCGGCGTTGTTCCACTCCAGCAGTTCCGACTGCGCCTGCAGCAAGACCGATTCGGGCAGGGTCGCGGGACCGGCACTAAAGTTGAAAGCGCGGGACATCGGTGGCTCCGTGGTTGGGGTGGGCCCCGCAGTATGCCGCAGTGCAGCACCGTGTGTACTTGTCGTTACTCGCGCAACTTTTACCCCGCAAGCGGCCTCTATAGGGGTACCCGGTCTCGTATGGATGATGAGCCGCCCCCACCCGCCGCGAAGCCATCGCCCGTCCGTCCCGGAGCCGTCCCCATGTCGTTGCGCGAAGCACTGAATATCCCCTCCTCGCAGATCACCGACGAGGCGGTCTACCGCGACCGGCGGCGCCTGCTGGCCGCCTTCGCCCTGAGCCCGGCGCTGGGCCTGTCGGGCTGCGCCGAAGCCGAAGCCCCGCCGCCGCCCAAGGCCGCGCCGCCCAGTCCGGAACAGATCAAGGCCGGCTTTCGCACCGACGAAGTCCAGACCAGCTACGCCGACGTCACCTCGTACAACAACTTCTACGAATTCGGCACCAACAAGGGCGACCCTTCGGCGGCCGACAAGACCCTGCGCACCAGTCCGTGGACGGTAGCGGTGGGCGGCGCTTGCGCCAAACCCGGCAAGCTTTCGCTGGAAGATCTGATCAAGGGCCTGGCCCCGCAGGAACGCGTGTACCGGCTGCGCTGCGTGGAAGGCTGGTCGATGGTGATCCCATGGCTTGGGGTGCCGCTGGCCGATGTGCTCAAGCGCTTCGAGCCGACCTCCAAGGCCAAGTACGTCGCCTTCACCACCCTGGCCGACCGCAAGCAGATGCCGGGCATCGCCTATCCCTCGATCAACTGGCCTTACCGCGAGGGTCTGCGCATCGACGAGGCCATGCATCCGCTGACCCTGCTGGCGACCGGCCTGTACGGCAAGCCGCTGCCGCAGCAGAACGGCGCGCCGCTGCGGCTGGTGGTGCCGTGGAAGTACGGCTTCAAGAGCATCAAGTCGATCATCGCCATCAGCTTCGTCGAGCACCGGCCGCTGACCAGCTGGAACGACCTGCAATCCAACGAATACGGGTTCTTCTCCAACGTCAATCCGGCGGTCGATCACCCGCGCTGGAGCCAGAAGACCGAACGCCGCATCGCCGGCACCGGCAGCAAGCTGTTCGCCGACCGCATCCCGACCCGGTTGTTCAACGGCTATGGCGAGCAGGTATCCAGCCTGTACGCCGGCATGAACCTGCGGACCTGGTTCTGAGATGACGGCCGATTCCGCGGCTCATCCGCCGGCCGCCGCGTCCGCGTCGCGGCCGGCGCACAAACGCAGGACGCCCCGGGGCGTGATTGCGGCCAAGATCGTCGTGCATGCGCTCGCGCTGACCCCGGCGGCGATCCTGGCCTGGCAGATCCGCGAGGAATTCCTGACCGGCAGCGGCGGCTTGGGCGCCGACCCGATCGCCGCGATCGAGCACCGGCTGGGCCTGTGGGCGCTGCGATTGCTGATGATCGCGCTGGCGGTGACGCCGCTGCGTCAGCTGACCGGGCAAGCGGCGCTGCTGCGTTTCCGGCGCCTGCTGGGGCTGTATGCGTTCTTCTACGCCAGCCTGCATCTGGCGGCGTATCTGATCCTGGATCTGAAGGGATACTGGACGCAGATCTTCGAGGAGATCGCCAAGCGGCCGTACATCACCGTGGGTTTCCTGGCCTGGCTGCTGCTGATTCCGCTGGCGCTGACTTCGACCCAGGGAATGATGCGCCGGCTGGGGCGTTTGTGGGGACGGCTGCATCAGCTGGTCTATGTCATCGCCGTGCTGGCGGTGCTGCATTTCTGGTGGCTGGTGAAGTCCGATATCCGCGAGCCGGCGTTGTACGCGGCGATCCTGGCGGTGCTGCTGGGCTGGCGGGTGTGGCGCAGGTTCGCCGAGGCCAGGGCGCGGGCCAGGCAGACGGCGGCGCGCTGAGCATCGCCAAACATCACGAAGCCGCCAGATCTCTTGCGGGAGGGTTCAGCCCCCGACAACCCGCCGCGACGCGACTCAGCCGCTCAGCGCACGCCGTACAGCAGCAACAGCCCCAGCAAGCCGGCCATCACCACCGCCGCCAGCAACAGCCACGGCATGCGCCGCACCGACGACGGCAAGGCCGACGGCGGCGACGGCCGGGGTTCGTTCGCGGCCGCTTCCTGCGCCAGTTGCGCCTGCAAGGCCTCGGCCGCGCTGAACTGGCGGCTCGGCGCTTCGATCACGAAGCGGTGCTGGCCGTCGAGCAACAACTGGTCGCCGGGCTTGAGCAAGGCATGCCGCACCGGCTGGCCGTTGACCACGCTGCCGTCCACCGACCCCACATCGCGCAGGACCACGCCGTCGGCGTGCGCCTCCAGGCGCGCGTGACGATCGGCGAAGGCCGGCTCGTTGATGCGGATGTCGCAATCGCCGGCGCGGCCGATCACCTTGGGCTGATCCAGGGTGTAGCAGCGGCCGTGATGGATGCCGCCGACGCCGCGCACGACCATGCGCGAATCGGCCGGAATCTCCACGCCGAACGGCGGCGCGGCTTCGGGCTTGTCGGCCACCAGCAGCAATTCCACGCCGTCGAGGAAAATCGCGTCGCCCGCGCGCAGCATCGCCATGCGTTTGACCGGACGGCCGTTGACGTGCAGACCGCGCAGGCCTTCGCGCACCTGCAGCCAGACGCCGCGGCGGTCCACGGTCAGTTGCGCGATCGCCGCGCCCGCGTCCTCGACCAGGACGGTGCGGCCGGCCGCGTCGCGGCCGATGGCATGTACGCCCGGCTTCAGTGCCAGGTCGCCATGTTCGCGGTTGGGGTATCGAAGTTTGAGGGCGCTCACTCGACAGGAATCTAGCAGGTTGTGTAAACGGGCACACCCAGGATGCTGGCTTCGGCGGATGAATGAACTCTATGGCACATGGCGGACTGAGGGGCCAGGAACGAGTCCAGAGGAGTGAGTACAGTGCTTTGACTCACTCCTCACTCCTGCGAACTCGTTCCTGGCTCCTCGCTCCCGGCCGCAGGCCTTGGCACAATAGCCGGCTCCAGGGAGAACCCAGACCATGTCCAGTATCGATATCCGCCACCCGCACACGCTGGCTCCGGCCAAGGCCCGCAAGGCCGTCGAGGAAGTCGCGCAAAAGCTCGCCGAGCGTTTCGACGTCGAGTACGGCTGGGAAGACGACATCCTGAATTTTTCCCGCAGCGGCGTGGACGGCAAGATCGCGCTCAAGCCCAATCAACTGCACGTGACCGCGCAGCTCGGGTTCCTGCTGGGCGCGCTGAAGGGGCCGATCGAATCGGAAATCCGCCGGGTCCTGGAAGAACGCTTCAAGTAAGCTCCGCGCTCAGGCCAGTCCCGGAAACGGGTCGGCGTCCTCGTCGAACAAGCGCTGCGCCACCTCGCGCTCGTCCTGCTCGATCTCGGCGATGAACTCGCGCACATCGCCCAGTTGCGCGAACGCGGCGAAACCGCGTTCCAGGAATCCCTGCAGCTCCGACAGCCCCGCCGCCTTGGCCGGGCCGCGCGAGAGCTTGAGCAGGGTCATCACCCCCGGCATCCGCAGCGCCTTGCCCAGGCCCAGGCCGACCCGCGAGATCAGCTGGATCTGATGCTCGCGCAGGCGCGGCAGCCCGCAGGCGCGGTAGGCCTGGGCGTACAGCGCCCCATCGAGCTTGCGCCGGCGCGGGGCGATCTCGTGCAGCCATTGGCTCATGCGCAGATCGAAGGCCTGGGTCAGCACGCCCAGCTCGATCGCGTCGGCGACCGTGGACAGCAAGGCGCCCGGCAGCAGCTTCTGCATCATCGGCAGGACCTTGGCGATGTCGGCGTCGCGGCGGCTGAAGTCGCGGTCGTTGTAGACGTCGCTGAGAAAGAACTGCGCCGCCGGACGCCGGCGCGGATCGCGCAGGAAGCGGTCGAAACTGGCCTCCAGCCGCCGCGCCTGCCATTGGCGCAGCTCCGGAAGCCAGCGCAACTGGTTGCGCGGTTCGCGCCGCGGATCGTGCAGGGCCTGGTGGCGGGCCAGCAGGCAGCCCAGTCGTCGGCTGAGGTCGGTCGTCCTGGACATCGGGAGGGATGATCGCGGCGGCGGCGGCCGGCTGCAAGGCGTGCGGGCCTCAGGCATCGTCGCCTCGGAGCGGAAAGCACCGGGCCTGAAGCCCCGCCACAAAAGCTGAGCGCCCTGTCGAGCGGGAGGGCCTTGAGCCTCCTGGCTTTCGCCTGCCTGTCGCCGCCGCCTGCGACCTTGGTACAGGTCTGCTGGACGCCTCGCCCGGCTGGGCTACACTCGGCCGAATTCCGCCAAGGCCGTGCCGCCGATCACATGCTGTCACTTCACTCCGCCCGGAATCGGGCGAGCCGCAAACAGTCGGCCAACGGCACCCGCCCCTCCGCATCCAAGCCTGCGACGAAATCCGCGTCCGACGGCGCCAAGCCGAAGATCGGCCTGGCCATCGCCGGCGGCGGCCCGATCGGCGGCATGTACGAGCTGGGCGCTCTGCGCGCGCTCGACGAGGCGATCGAAGGCCTCGACCTGACCCGGCTGGACTGCTACGTCGGCGTCAGCAGCGGCGCCTTCCTCGCCGCCGGTCTGGCCAATCGCATGGACACCGCCGAGATGTGCCGGATCTTCGTCACCGGCGACAGCGCCGACGTCGAATTCCGCCCCGAGACCTTCATGCGCCCGGCGTTCCTGGAATACGTCAAGCGCGCGGCGAGCTTTCCGCGCCTGGCCGCCGAATGGTGGCGCGAGCTGTTGTTCTCGCCGCTGGAAGCGCGCTGGTCGGACCTGATCACCCGTTTCGGCGGCCTGATCCCCAACGGCCTGTTCGACAACGCCCAGGTCGAGCTGTTCCTGCGCGAAGTGTTCACCCGGCGCGGCCGCAGCAACGATTTCCGCGAACTCGACGCAGAGCTGTACGTGGTCGCTGTCGATATCGACAGCGGCGACGCGGTGCGTTTCGGCGGCGACAACTGGAAGGACGTGCCGATCTCGCAGGCGGTCCAGGCCAGCGCCGCGCTGCCGGGCCTGTACCCGCCGGTGCAGATCCGCGGCCGTCACTTCGTCGATGGCGCGCTGCGCCGGACCATGCACGCCTCGGTCGTGCTCGAACGCGGCGTGGACCTGCTGATCGGCATCAATCCGCTGGTGCCGTTCAACCACAACCACGGCGTGCCGGTGGCCGAGGACAACAGCCTGGCCGCGGGCGGCCTGCCGGCGGTGCTGTCGCAGACCTTCCGCACCCTGCTGCAATCGCGCATGCAGGTCGGGCTGGCGCGCTACGCCCAGCAATACCCCGATATCGACCAACTGGTGTTCGAGCCCAACGCCGAAGACCGCGAGTTGTTCTTCACCAACGCCTTCAGCTTCTCGGCGCGCAAGCGCATCTGCGAGATCGCCTACCGCAACACCCTGGCCGACCTGCGCCTGCGCCGGGACACGCTGGCGCCGATGCTGGCCGCGCACGGCCTGCGCCTGCGCGAGGACGTGCTGGCCGATACCGAGCGCTCCATCCTCGACGGCATCGGCAAGCCGCAGCGCGATACCGAGACCACGGCGCGGCTGCGGCGGGCGCTGGATGATGTGGATCATCTGGTGGCCAAGGCGCCGAAGGCGTCGCCGTCGCGGGCCGGGAAGCGGGCGGTTCGCAAGCGGCAACAAGTGGGGTGAGGGTGGTTGGCGTCGGCCAGACTGACTACTTGGGCGACACCGAACATCCGGAGACTTCAGCGCCATATCTCCAGTCCGTCATTCCCGCGAACGCAGGCTCCGCTTTACTTCGGCGAAGCCGGACATCCAGGGCCTTTCGTGCGAGAACGTCTGAAGCCACTCAACTCCCACTTTCACGGACTCTGCCCTGTCTCGGCGAAGCCGACCTCGCAGAGACTTCAGCGCCATCTCTCCGGTCCGTCATTCCCGCGAACGCGGGCTCCGCTTTACTTCGGCGAAGCCGAACATCCAGGGCCGTTCGTGCGAGAACGCCTGAAGTCGCCCGACTCCCGCTTTCACAGACGCGGTTCTACTTCGGCGAAGCCGAACCCCCAGAAGCTTCAACGCCATCTCCCCAGGCCGTCATTCCCGCGAACGCGGGAATCCAGTGACTTCAAACGTTCTCGCACGAAAAGCCCTGGATGTTCGGCTTCGCCGAAGTAAAGCGGAGCCCGCGTCCGCGGGAATGACGGGCAAGGGTGACTTTCGTCGCTTCTGAAATGGGGTACTGACGCCGCGAATTGCTGATTCAACGCGGTCGCTTCGAGCGACTTTCATCGCAGCTGGATTGGACCCCTTGCGCCGCGATCTGCTGATTCAACGCCGTCGCTTCTAGTGACTTTCGTCGCGGCTGGATTGGGGTCCTGACGCCGCGATTTGCTGATTCAACGCCGGACAAACGGTTTGCGCGCTTGGATGTTTGGGCGTACTCCAAGTGTTGGTGTGAATACTCTAGACAGCAAGCCCATCTTGGGGGCACAGCACTAACCCCAATCACAGGATGTCCATGGCCGCCAAGTTCAAGAAGACCGCGAAGAAGTCCGCCGGCAAGACCCAAAACGCCGGCAAGGGCAGCGCGCAGGAGCAGGCCGAGCGCCTGTCCAAGACGTTGAGCGAATCCGCGCAGCAGATCTGGCTGGCCGGCGTCGGCGCGTTCGGTCGCGCTCAGGCCGAGGGCACCAAGCTGTTCGAAGGTCTGGTCAAGGAAGGTCTGAACCTGGAACAGACCGCGCGCAAGTTCACCGGCGGTCAGGCCAGCGTGTTGCGCGATGCGGTCGAGTCCAAGGTCGGCCAGGCGCGCGAGCGCGCGACCGATACCTGGGATCGCCTCGAAAAGGTGTTCGAAGAACGCGTGCAGCGCGCGCTGGTCAAGCTCGGCGTGCCGGGCCGCGACGATCTGGCCGGCCTGAGCGAGCGCGTCGATGCCCTGACCGCCGAGCTGCGCCGCCAAGGTGGCGCGCCGGCCGCGCGCAAGGCTTCCGCCAAGGCCGCCAAGCCTGCCGCCGCGGCGCGCAAGCCGAAGGCCGCCAAGGCCGCGGCGAAGAAGCCGGCCAAGGCCGCCAAGGCACCGCGCAAGTCGATCGCCCGTCCCAAGCCGCCGGTCGCGCCGTAAGCGGCCGCTCGCCGATACAAGATTCGTAGTACCTGTCGTACACACCCGGTTCGATCGCGCGGCCATCCATCGCCGCGCACTGTTTAAGCCCGCCAGTCCGCGCTTCCGTATGCTCCCCTCCCCTTACGGTTTCGGACTGGCGGGCTTTCTTATTTCCCGGCCTCAGGGCGCCATGCCCTGCACGGTTCTTGCGCCGTCGCGCACGCTTAGACCACTGCGCATCTAGCGCACTTTGTGGCTTACAGACACTCCAAATACGTTCCTCCGGCACTGTTCGTGCCAGCATGCAGTTGCCGTTCACAGCCCCGTCCGTGGGACGTTGGAAGAGCAACGGCTGATGAAAGACACAACGATTCCGAGAAATTGGTCTCATTTTTCGTGAATTTCATGTATCTGAAGCCGTATATCCTCAGCGTCTTTTATGGGCCTAGCGCTGCATGTCGAGTTTCTCCTTGTGGGCTGCCGCCGCCGTCACCCTGACGATCGGTCTGGCGTCCACCGCCTACCTTTGGTCCTATCGCCGCCATCGCACTGAGGTCTCCACCGGTATCGCCGGTCTGGCCAAGATGCGCTGGCGCGAATTCGCGCGCCTGATCGTCGAGGCTCTGCGCGAGCGCGGGTTCGAGGCGGAGTCGGTGGAGGAATCCCTCGCCCGCGGCACTCAGGCCGAGCTGCGCCTGCTGCGCGCCGGCAAGCCGTGGCTGCTGTCGTGCAAGCTCGGCGACGCCGATTACAAGGTCTCGGCCGCGACCGTAGCCGAGTTGGCGGATGCGGTGCGCTTCAACGGCGCCGCCGGCGGTCTGCTGGTCACCACGGGGCGCTTCGACGGCCATTCCGAGCGCGTCTCCGACGGGCTGGATCTGTACAGCGGCGAGACGCTGTGGGAGCTGGTCGAGCCGTTGCTGCCGGCCTCTACTCGCCACGAGGTCATCGCCGCGGCGCAGAAGCGCAGTATCCAGACGATCGTCGCGGCCTGGGCCGGGGCGATCGTGTTGGGGTTGATCGTGGGTTTCGTGGTGCCGCATTTGCTTCCAAGCGCTCCGCCTGCGGCTGCTCCGGCGACCGAGACGGCCGCTGCCGCGGCGCCTGCGGCGCAGGGCGGCGGGGATGTCGCGCCGGTGCCGGCGGATGCGCCGCCCGCGGCTGCGATGCCGCCTGTGGACGCGACGCCTGCGCCTGCTGCTGATGATGCGGCCGCTCCCGCCGACGATCAGGCTGCCGATGTTCAACCGGCGGTACCGGCTCGCCCTCTGGCGGCTGCGCCGGCGGCTTCGGGCACTACGGCTAATCCTGCGGCCGATCGCGCTTATGTGATTCGCGCTATCGCGGGGTTGAACGGGGTCGAGCG is a genomic window containing:
- a CDS encoding FFLEELY motif protein, producing the protein MSRTTDLSRRLGCLLARHQALHDPRREPRNQLRWLPELRQWQARRLEASFDRFLRDPRRRPAAQFFLSDVYNDRDFSRRDADIAKVLPMMQKLLPGALLSTVADAIELGVLTQAFDLRMSQWLHEIAPRRRKLDGALYAQAYRACGLPRLREHQIQLISRVGLGLGKALRMPGVMTLLKLSRGPAKAAGLSELQGFLERGFAAFAQLGDVREFIAEIEQDEREVAQRLFDEDADPFPGLA
- a CDS encoding patatin-like phospholipase family protein, whose protein sequence is MLSLHSARNRASRKQSANGTRPSASKPATKSASDGAKPKIGLAIAGGGPIGGMYELGALRALDEAIEGLDLTRLDCYVGVSSGAFLAAGLANRMDTAEMCRIFVTGDSADVEFRPETFMRPAFLEYVKRAASFPRLAAEWWRELLFSPLEARWSDLITRFGGLIPNGLFDNAQVELFLREVFTRRGRSNDFRELDAELYVVAVDIDSGDAVRFGGDNWKDVPISQAVQASAALPGLYPPVQIRGRHFVDGALRRTMHASVVLERGVDLLIGINPLVPFNHNHGVPVAEDNSLAAGGLPAVLSQTFRTLLQSRMQVGLARYAQQYPDIDQLVFEPNAEDRELFFTNAFSFSARKRICEIAYRNTLADLRLRRDTLAPMLAAHGLRLREDVLADTERSILDGIGKPQRDTETTARLRRALDDVDHLVAKAPKASPSRAGKRAVRKRQQVG
- a CDS encoding phasin family protein, whose protein sequence is MAAKFKKTAKKSAGKTQNAGKGSAQEQAERLSKTLSESAQQIWLAGVGAFGRAQAEGTKLFEGLVKEGLNLEQTARKFTGGQASVLRDAVESKVGQARERATDTWDRLEKVFEERVQRALVKLGVPGRDDLAGLSERVDALTAELRRQGGAPAARKASAKAAKPAAAARKPKAAKAAAKKPAKAAKAPRKSIARPKPPVAP
- a CDS encoding restriction endonuclease, which gives rise to MWAAAAVTLTIGLASTAYLWSYRRHRTEVSTGIAGLAKMRWREFARLIVEALRERGFEAESVEESLARGTQAELRLLRAGKPWLLSCKLGDADYKVSAATVAELADAVRFNGAAGGLLVTTGRFDGHSERVSDGLDLYSGETLWELVEPLLPASTRHEVIAAAQKRSIQTIVAAWAGAIVLGLIVGFVVPHLLPSAPPAAAPATETAAAAAPAAQGGGDVAPVPADAPPAAAMPPVDATPAPAADDAAAPADDQAADVQPAVPARPLAAAPAASGTTANPAADRAYVIRAIAGLNGVERALWSTPSNLLIYRLTEAGKQDIDSICEVLDRYPELRSSRVQLQPPPGSTTRVRFFQCRAY